One Curtobacterium sp. BH-2-1-1 genomic region harbors:
- a CDS encoding MurT ligase domain-containing protein: MRFVIPILVGRILRALARARGGGSAYPGYIVLKLVPNFLQHVTAQFPNGVVFVLGSNGKSTTTHMISDIVRAHGLRVFTNPSGANLPQGIASALLSEVSLTGKLKADIGILEVDEAFAVELAGILSPSTVTMLNVQVDQLYRFFETERVATMMLDTAALSTANVITNRDDQFLDAYVGTDGQRVLRFGASAEVVAAAPNGLQNADDFDRQDAVPNVADAEVVVNTGDGATIRFDGAEIPVRLPARGLHYAVDAAAATATASAALGAQFRADAVTTAFGTMKPAYGRGERLPIAGESAEFTMFKNAASLQLNLDALPDHPEQVLMAIDEGTPDISWIYDIDFSKLDHVDVVSGDKAWQIAIALEHAGVRIGRVEPDVEAAIKQMEQLGSTTSGTKNFIVNYEIMMIARKALGHPDMEKTA, encoded by the coding sequence ATGCGCTTCGTCATCCCGATCCTCGTCGGGCGGATCCTCCGCGCCCTCGCACGTGCGCGGGGCGGGGGGTCCGCCTACCCCGGGTACATCGTGCTCAAGCTGGTGCCGAACTTCCTCCAGCACGTCACCGCGCAGTTCCCGAACGGCGTCGTCTTCGTGCTCGGTTCGAACGGCAAGTCGACGACGACCCACATGATCTCCGACATCGTGCGGGCGCACGGGCTGCGGGTCTTCACGAACCCGTCCGGGGCGAACCTGCCGCAGGGCATCGCCTCGGCGCTGCTGTCCGAGGTGTCGCTGACCGGCAAGCTCAAGGCGGACATCGGCATCCTCGAGGTGGACGAGGCCTTCGCGGTCGAGCTCGCCGGGATCCTGTCGCCGTCCACCGTGACGATGCTCAACGTCCAGGTCGACCAGCTCTACCGGTTCTTCGAGACCGAACGCGTCGCGACGATGATGCTCGACACCGCGGCCCTGTCGACCGCGAACGTCATCACCAACCGTGACGACCAGTTCCTCGACGCGTACGTCGGCACCGACGGCCAGCGCGTGCTGCGCTTCGGTGCCAGCGCCGAGGTCGTCGCCGCCGCACCGAACGGCCTGCAGAACGCCGACGACTTCGACCGGCAGGACGCCGTGCCGAACGTCGCCGACGCCGAGGTCGTGGTGAACACCGGCGACGGTGCGACCATCCGCTTCGACGGTGCCGAGATCCCCGTCCGCCTGCCGGCTCGCGGGCTGCACTACGCCGTCGACGCGGCAGCGGCCACCGCCACGGCGAGTGCCGCACTCGGTGCGCAGTTCCGCGCCGACGCCGTGACGACGGCCTTCGGCACGATGAAGCCGGCGTACGGACGCGGTGAGCGACTCCCCATCGCGGGCGAGTCCGCCGAGTTCACGATGTTCAAGAACGCCGCGAGCCTCCAGCTCAACCTCGACGCCCTGCCGGACCACCCGGAACAGGTGCTCATGGCGATCGACGAGGGCACGCCGGACATCTCCTGGATCTACGACATCGACTTCTCGAAGCTCGACCACGTCGACGTCGTCTCCGGCGACAAGGCCTGGCAGATCGCGATCGCCCTCGAGCACGCCGGCGTCCGCATCGGCCGGGTCGAGCCCGACGTCGAGGCCGCGATCAAGCAGATGGAGCAGCTCGGTTCGACGACCTCCGGGACGAAGAACTTCATCGTCAACTACGAGATCATGATGATCGCCCGCAAGGCCCTCGGCCACCCGGACATGGAGAAGACCGCATGA
- a CDS encoding type 1 glutamine amidotransferase yields MTADRLTILHVYPRQMGVSGDRGNVAALVRRAAAAEIATEVLEYAPGDELPASADVVVIGNGPLSAMRSLGDDIARIGAPLREFAAAGVPAVAVGGGFDLATTEVVPTDGAPVTGFGVFDARAVRGAERRVNYFVLETAYPLLPGAPTRLAGFEDHATRIELGAGVRPFADVVSGGGNQAGAPVEGAIVGNSFGTHTQGPILPLNPQLTDGVLAAATARLGREYAPDPERTASIDRYAREARATVDRYVDKAFKRIA; encoded by the coding sequence ATGACGGCCGACCGGCTGACCATCCTGCACGTCTACCCCCGCCAGATGGGCGTCTCGGGCGACCGCGGCAACGTGGCGGCCCTGGTCCGTCGTGCCGCAGCCGCGGAAATCGCCACCGAGGTGCTCGAGTACGCGCCGGGTGACGAGCTCCCCGCCTCGGCGGACGTCGTCGTGATCGGCAACGGACCGCTCAGCGCGATGCGGTCGCTCGGTGACGACATCGCACGCATCGGTGCGCCGCTCCGCGAGTTCGCCGCTGCCGGGGTGCCGGCCGTTGCCGTCGGCGGCGGGTTCGACCTCGCCACGACCGAGGTCGTGCCGACGGACGGTGCTCCCGTCACCGGCTTCGGGGTCTTCGACGCGCGTGCCGTCCGCGGTGCCGAGCGTCGGGTGAACTACTTCGTGCTCGAGACCGCGTACCCGCTGCTCCCCGGAGCCCCGACGCGCCTCGCCGGCTTCGAGGACCACGCGACGCGCATCGAGCTCGGTGCCGGTGTCCGGCCGTTCGCCGACGTCGTCTCCGGCGGCGGCAACCAGGCGGGCGCCCCGGTCGAGGGCGCGATCGTCGGCAACTCCTTCGGCACGCACACGCAGGGGCCGATCCTGCCGCTCAACCCGCAGCTGACCGACGGCGTCCTCGCCGCGGCCACCGCTCGGCTCGGCCGCGAGTACGCACCGGACCCGGAGCGCACCGCGTCGATCGACCGCTACGCGCGCGAAGCTCGGGCGACCGTCGACCGCTACGTCGACAAGGCGTTCAAGCGGATCGCTTGA
- a CDS encoding type IIA DNA topoisomerase subunit B: protein MSSDYSARHLSVLEGLEAVRKRPGMYIGSTDSRGLMHCLWEIIDNSVDEALAGHGDEIGVLLHPDGSVEVRDTARGIPVDVEPKTGLTGVEVVFTKLHAGGKFGSGSYAASGGLHGVGASVVNALSERLDVEVDRGGKTYAMSFHRGEPGTFAGDGPDAPFTPFTSGSELRVAGKVKKGVTGSRVRYWADRQIFTSDAKFSTSDLVSRARQTAFLVPGLGITITDARPASIEAAAARAEATGTPVEPGPVVERFRYEGGIGEFVEHLALDSAVTDVWRIRGTGTFTETVPMLDDKGHMVSTSVSRECEVDLALRWGSGYETVFRSFVNIIATPKGGTHQAGFESGVVKAVRAQVEANARKLKVGQDKLEKDDVLAGMTAVLTVRLPEPQFEGQTKEVLGTPAVRKIVDQVVSKRLTEILTSTQRTEKAQAATLLEKVVAEMKTRISARAHKETQRRKNALENSSLPTKLADCRKQDAEGTELFIVEGDSALGTAKLARNSEYQALLPIRGKILNVQKASVSDMLSNAECASIIQVIGAGSGRTFEIDQARYGKVIIMSDADVDGAHIRTLLLTLFFRYMRPMIEQGRVFAAVPPLHRVVVVNRGKANDTLYTYSEAELQAVLKKLEKQGKKYQEPIQRYKGLGEMDADQLAETTMDRTHRTLRRVNITDAEGAAKVFELLMGNDVAPRKEFILAGEGLDRDRIDA, encoded by the coding sequence GTGAGCTCCGACTACTCTGCACGCCATCTCTCCGTCCTCGAAGGGCTCGAGGCGGTCCGCAAGCGTCCGGGCATGTACATCGGGTCGACGGACTCCCGCGGGCTCATGCACTGCCTGTGGGAGATCATCGACAACTCCGTCGACGAAGCCCTCGCCGGGCACGGTGACGAGATCGGCGTGCTGCTGCACCCCGACGGTTCGGTCGAGGTCCGCGACACCGCTCGTGGCATCCCCGTCGACGTCGAGCCGAAGACCGGTCTGACCGGGGTCGAGGTGGTGTTCACGAAGCTCCACGCCGGTGGCAAGTTCGGCTCCGGGTCGTACGCCGCGTCCGGTGGGCTGCACGGTGTCGGTGCCTCGGTCGTGAACGCGCTGTCGGAGCGCCTCGACGTCGAGGTCGACCGCGGCGGCAAGACCTACGCGATGTCGTTCCACCGCGGTGAGCCGGGCACGTTCGCCGGCGACGGGCCGGACGCGCCGTTCACCCCCTTCACCTCCGGCAGCGAGTTGCGCGTCGCCGGCAAGGTGAAGAAGGGCGTGACCGGGTCCCGCGTGCGGTACTGGGCGGACCGGCAGATCTTCACCTCCGACGCGAAGTTCAGCACCAGCGACCTCGTCAGCCGGGCGCGCCAGACGGCCTTCCTCGTGCCAGGGCTCGGCATCACCATCACGGATGCGCGGCCCGCCTCGATCGAGGCAGCGGCCGCGCGGGCGGAGGCCACGGGCACTCCTGTCGAGCCCGGTCCGGTCGTCGAGCGCTTCCGGTACGAGGGCGGGATCGGTGAGTTCGTCGAGCACCTCGCCCTCGACTCCGCCGTCACCGACGTCTGGCGCATCCGGGGGACCGGCACCTTCACCGAGACCGTGCCGATGCTCGACGACAAGGGCCACATGGTGTCGACCTCGGTGTCGCGTGAATGCGAGGTCGACCTCGCGCTGCGATGGGGCAGCGGCTACGAGACGGTGTTCCGCAGCTTCGTCAACATCATCGCGACTCCGAAGGGCGGCACGCACCAGGCCGGCTTCGAGTCCGGCGTGGTCAAGGCCGTGCGCGCCCAGGTCGAGGCGAACGCCCGCAAGCTCAAGGTCGGGCAGGACAAGCTCGAGAAGGACGACGTGCTCGCCGGTATGACCGCGGTGCTCACCGTCCGCCTGCCCGAGCCGCAGTTCGAAGGTCAGACGAAGGAGGTCCTCGGCACCCCGGCGGTCCGGAAGATCGTCGACCAGGTCGTGTCGAAGCGCCTCACCGAGATCCTCACGTCGACGCAGCGCACCGAGAAGGCCCAGGCGGCGACCCTGCTCGAGAAGGTCGTCGCCGAGATGAAGACGCGCATCTCGGCCCGGGCGCACAAGGAGACCCAGCGCCGGAAGAACGCGCTCGAGAACTCCTCGCTGCCGACGAAGCTCGCCGACTGCCGCAAGCAGGACGCCGAGGGGACCGAACTCTTCATCGTCGAGGGCGACTCCGCGCTCGGCACCGCCAAGCTCGCGCGCAACAGCGAGTACCAGGCGCTGCTGCCGATCCGCGGCAAGATCCTCAACGTGCAGAAGGCGTCCGTGTCGGACATGCTCTCGAACGCCGAGTGCGCCTCGATCATCCAGGTCATCGGCGCCGGCTCCGGCCGGACGTTCGAGATCGACCAGGCCCGCTACGGCAAGGTCATCATCATGTCCGACGCCGACGTCGACGGCGCCCACATCCGGACGCTCCTGCTCACGCTGTTCTTCCGGTACATGCGGCCGATGATCGAGCAGGGTCGGGTGTTCGCCGCCGTGCCGCCGCTGCACCGGGTCGTCGTGGTGAACCGTGGCAAGGCGAACGACACGCTGTACACGTACTCCGAGGCCGAGCTGCAGGCCGTGCTGAAGAAGCTCGAGAAGCAGGGCAAGAAGTACCAGGAGCCGATCCAGCGGTACAAGGGTCTCGGCGAGATGGACGCCGACCAGCTGGCGGAGACCACGATGGACCGCACGCACCGGACGCTGCGCCGGGTGAACATCACCGATGCCGAGGGTGCTGCGAAGGTCTTCGAGCTGCTCATGGGCAACGACGTGGCGCCGCGCAAGGAGTTCATCCTCGCCGGCGAGGGCCTCGACCGCGACCGTATCGACGCGTAG